A window of Cryptomeria japonica chromosome 3, Sugi_1.0, whole genome shotgun sequence contains these coding sequences:
- the LOC131076033 gene encoding G-type lectin S-receptor-like serine/threonine-protein kinase At1g34300: MVCVKLTLGERVPVTRFVCSRLYKFLLLCLVSSTFGYDDVLAEGSNNGTVELGSVLRPSEQLMLWYSTERKFGLGFHPSGNDGLYVLGIAYSDIKDPALVWSAGSGIQIGVQSSFRLDNNGNLVLQDEIGRVLWQSNTGNSGVVSAVLEDNGNFVLKNGNSTVVWDTFTNPTDTLLVGQKLAVGRRLELYPYSFSLEPYGNLTLKWKGNITYWNVGASESSKTLTASLSNEGLFAISNSSGAQLWVTRSSDYTDNSTTLRRIKLDPDGNLRSYGWHENSQSWHVGWSAVEDQCLVYGWCGNFGMCVYNDTGPTCTCPSANFVAVDPKDPQQGCKREPDIDIQECSNNQSMLELEHTEFLSYPPESDDFYGGISDCEENCAKSGSCIAATILNDGSGMCRFKTTNFTSAYQSITIPSTSYIKVCGEPQRVPSSTMPVAPSSRSIKVSVAGIVVAVVGTLLFLAIIETAIWWFFCRNNSGGLSAQYTLLDYASGAPVQFSYEELKRSTKNFKEKVGSGGFGTVYKGTMPNRSLVAVKKLEGIEQGDKQFRMEVATISSTHHLNLVRLIGFCSEGRHRLLVYEFMKNTSLDVFLFPSSEKSRILDWETRLNIALGTARGIAYLHEECRDCIIHCDIKPENILLDDNLNAKVSDFGLAKLNNVRDHRNHTLNSIRGTRGYLAPEWLANLPITSKSDVFSYGMVLLEIISGKRNFDISVTSGRRKFSTWAFDEFEKGNILNIIDEKLGGQINAEQVERAIQVSFWCIQEQPSQRPSMGKVVKMLEGLLPIEKPPAPKPFEGLQSSASINCSVSASGSMVSVLAASAPPASSSSSADVFLS, encoded by the exons ATGGTGTGTGTAAAGTTAACTTTAGGTGAAAGAGTGCCAGTAACAAGATTTGTATGCTCCAGGCTTTACAAGTTTTTATTACTGTGTTTGGTCTCTAGTACTTTCGGTTATGATGATGTACTTGCAGAGGGGTCTAATAATGGAACGGTGGAGCTAGGATCTGTTCTCAGACCTTCAGAGCAGCTCATGCTGTGGTACTCTACTGAGAGAAAGTTCGGTTTGGGTTTTCATCCAAGTGGAAATGATGGACTGTATGTATTGGGCATTGCATATAGTGACATTAAGGACCCAGCACTGGTGTGGAGTGCAGGTAGTGGTATCCAGATTGGTGTGCAGAGTTCCTTCCGTTTAGATAACAATGGGAACCTTGTACTGCAGGATGAAATTGGCAGAGTGCTTTGGCAAAGCAATACAGGGAATTCCGGTGTGGTATCTGCTGTTTTGGAGGACAATGGTAACTTTGTACTGAAGAATGGGAATTCTACTGTTGTCTGGGATACTTTCACAAACCCCACAGATACCCTTTTGGTTGGTCAGAAGTTGGCTGTGGGAAGAAGGCTGGAGTTGTATCCCTATTCATTTTCCTTGGAACCATATGGTAATCTCACACTCAAATGGAAGGGCAACATCACGTATTGGAATGTGGGCGCTTCAGAATCTTCAAAGACACTTACTGCATCTCTCAGTAATGAAGGATTGTTCGCCATCTCCAATTCATCAG GTGCTCAGCTCTGGGTTACTCGGAGCAGCGACTACACTGACAATTCTACCACCTTGCGAAGAATCAAGCTGGATCCTGATGGAAACCTGCGGTCATATGGGTGGCATGAAAATTCCCAATCATGGCATGTAGGATGGAGTGCAGTGGAAGACCAATGCCTGGTGTATGGGTGGTGTGGGAACTTTGGAATGTGTGTTTACAATGATACAGGGCCAACTTGCACATGCCCATCTGCAAATTTTGTTGCGGTTGATCCAAAAGACCCACAGCAAGGGTGCAAAAGAGAACCAGACATTGACATTCAAGAGTGTAGCAACAACCAGAGCATGCTGGAATTAGAACATACTGAATTCTTGTCGTATCCCCCAGAGTCAGATGACTTCTATGGAGGAATTTCGGATTGTGAGGAAAACTGTGCCAAGAGTGGGAGCTGCATTGCAGCTACAATTTTAAATGATGGTTCAGGTATGTGCCGCTTTAAGACAACAAATTTCACCAGCGCTTACCAATCAATAACAATTCCAAGCACTTCTTATATAAAGGTTTGTGGAGAACCACAACGTGTGCCGTCTTCTACAATGCCTGTTGCCCCTTCCTCAAGGTCAATCAAAGTCTCTGTGGCTGGCATTGTAGTTGCAGTTGTGGGTactctcttattccttgcaatcaTTGAGACAGCCATTTGGTGGTTCTTCTGTAGAAATAATTCTGGAGGATTATCAGCCCAATACACACTTCTAGATTATGCTTCTGGGGCTCCAGTTCAGTTTTCTTATGAGGAACTTAAGCGATCAACAAAAAATTTCAAGGAGAAGGTGGGATCAGGTGGGTTTGGAACAGTATACAAGGGTACAATGCCTAATAGGAGCTTAGTTGCAGTTAAAAAGTTAGAAGGAATTGAGCAAGGGGACAAGCAATTTCGCATGGAGGTGGCAACAATAAGCAGCACCCATCACTTAAACTTGGTCAGGCTGATTGGATTTTGCTCAGAAGGACGTCATAGATTGCTAGTATATGAATTTATGAAAAACACTTCTTtggatgtttttctttttccatctTCCGAGAAATCCCGGATATTAGATTGGGAAACTCGGCTCAATATAGCTCTTGGCACTGCAAGAGGAATTGCATATTTGCATGAAGAATGCAGAGATTGCATTATCCATTGTGATATAAAACCAGAGAACATACTTCTAGATGATAATTTGAATGCCAAGGTATCTGATTTTGGGCTTGCTAAGCTCAATAATGTAAGAGATCATCGAAACCATACATTGAATAGCATTCGGGGAACTAGAGGGTACTTGGCTCCAGAGTGGCTTGCTAATTTGCCAATTACTTCTAAATCTGATGTTTTCAGCTATGGTATGGTTTTGCTGGAAATTATAAGTGGTAAAAGGAACTTTGATATCTCTGTTACCTCAGGAAGGAGGAAGTTTTCCACTTGGGCATTTGACGAATTTGAAAAGGGTAATATCTTGAACATCATTGATGAGAAGCTTGGTggtcaaatcaatgcagaacaagtGGAGAGAGCAATCCAAGTTAGTTTTTGGTGCATACAAGAGCAGCCCTCCCAGCGACCATCCATGGGGAAGGTTGTTAAGATGTTAGAGGGTCTTTTGCCTATTGAAAAACCACCTGCACCTAAACCTTTTGAAGGACTTCAGAGCAGTGCCAGTATTAATTGCAGTGTTAGTGCTAGTGGTAGCATGGTATCAGTGCTTGCAGCTTCTGCTCCTCCAGCATCTTCCTCATCCTCAGCAGATGTGTTTCTGTCCTGA